A genomic segment from Necator americanus strain Aroian chromosome III, whole genome shotgun sequence encodes:
- a CDS encoding hypothetical protein (NECATOR_CHRIII.G11135.T1) — MSETSGDSRDAIHFITNLINNTVSSAKQLLDALEREGKQKAPAGNKVIMQSEAPPGPSANTGQSHLRDCYPLLGARISCEMYRSLDKKRILITQLYEAEQEINDDVAKQLEQCAQTSSKRCVIGGTDFVRV; from the exons ATGAGTGAAACCAGCGGTGACTCACGGGATGCAATCCATTTCATAACGAATCTAATCAACAACACCGTGAGCAGCGCAAAGCAGCTGCTCGATGCCCTCGAAAGAGAAG GAAAACAAAAGGCACCAGCCGGAAACAAAGTCATTATGCAAAGCGAAGCGCCTCCAGGTCCCTCTGCGAACACTGGGCAAAGTCATCTTAGAGAT TGTTACCCACTGCTTGGAGCACGTATAAGTTGCGAGATGTATCGATCTTTGGACAAGAAGAGGATCCTGATCACGCAATTATACGAAGCAGAACAAGAAATTAACGACGATGTAGCGAAGCAGCTTGAACA GTGTGCACAAACGTCATCGAAAAGATGTGTCATAGGTGGCACCGACTTTGTTCGAGTGTAA
- a CDS encoding hypothetical protein (NECATOR_CHRIII.G11136.T1) codes for MKFAESVRSSRSGSVEPTRSACGIQWCQSWHSRNGALLLNPHTSQGRHKLTSVSRNSDVSSSITDTLCSNSTTTNVPLPTCQMAQPIMSFRNHIR; via the exons ATGAAATTTGCGGAATCCGTCAGGTCATCTCGAAGTGGTTCAGTGGAGCCT ACCAGATCGGCGTGCGGGATACAATGGTGTCAATCCTGGCACAGTAGGAACGGAGCTCTTCTCTTGAATCCACATACGTCTCAAGGCAGGCACAAGCTCACTTCTGTCTCGCG CAATTCGGATGTATCGTCTTCT ATTACAGACACACTTTGCTCGAATAGCACAACCACAAATGTTCCATTACCGACCTGCCAAATGGCTCAACCAATTATGTCTTTTAGAAATCATATTAGGTAA